A window of the Microbacterium sp. AZCO genome harbors these coding sequences:
- a CDS encoding adenylate kinase — protein MTVRPVRLLIVGPQGSGKGTQGVRIAETFGIPVVSTGDVFRANVAEGTELGVQVKSIIDAGQLVPDELTSAVVRDRLSQPDAEDGFLLDGYPRNLAQVMHLDEFLEGRDEALDAVIVLSVPREESIARIAKRAHEQGRSDDTDEVIAARLSIYETETAPILGVYGTRGIVDEVDGVGSLDEITARIIAALEARGLARPAAA, from the coding sequence ATGACCGTACGTCCCGTCCGCCTCCTGATCGTCGGTCCCCAGGGTTCCGGAAAGGGCACCCAGGGAGTCCGCATCGCGGAGACGTTCGGCATCCCGGTCGTCTCGACCGGTGACGTGTTCCGGGCCAACGTGGCCGAGGGCACCGAGCTCGGTGTCCAGGTCAAGAGCATCATCGACGCGGGTCAGCTCGTCCCCGACGAGCTGACCAGTGCGGTCGTCCGCGACCGGCTGTCGCAGCCCGACGCGGAGGACGGCTTCCTCCTCGACGGCTACCCTCGCAACCTCGCCCAGGTCATGCACCTCGACGAGTTCCTCGAGGGTCGCGACGAGGCGCTCGACGCCGTCATCGTGCTGTCGGTGCCGCGCGAGGAGAGCATCGCCCGCATCGCGAAGCGCGCCCACGAGCAGGGCCGGTCGGACGACACCGACGAGGTGATCGCGGCTCGGCTGTCGATCTACGAGACCGAGACGGCGCCGATCCTCGGCGTCTACGGCACGCGCGGCATCGTCGACGAGGTCGACGGCGTCGGCTCGCTGGACGAGATCACGGCGCGCATCATCGCCGCTCTCGAGGCGCGCGGACTCGCCCGTCCGGCCGCCGCCTGA